Part of the Pseudobdellovibrionaceae bacterium genome is shown below.
GCAAGCTGGGGTGCCACGGCTTCAACCTGTGATGAGCCGGCTGGCGTATGGACGGACGGGACCCGCCTACTAATTGCTGATCGCTACAACCACCGCGTGCTCGTCTATAATAGTTTTCCAACAACTGATGGTGCCGCCGCTGATTTTGTAATTGATCAACCCGACTTGACTTCTCACAGCAGCAATCAGGGTGGCAGCGTTGCTGCCAACACGCTCAGTCAACCTCATGGCGTGGCGTCTGATGGCACGCGAATTTTCATCGCCGACTCCAATAACCATAGAGTTTTGATTTACAACCAATTCCCGACGGCCGATAACGCCAACGCCGACACTGTAATTGGCCAAGCCAATTTTATCTCTAATTCTATCAACCAAGGCGGCGGCGCAGGAGCGCAAACTTTGCGAAAACCGACGGACGTTTATTTCGATGGCTGCCACCTTTTTGTGGCCGATCAACAGAATCATCGGGTGATGATTTATTAAAAAGGACTTTCTTCTCAAGAGAGTCGGCTTAAAAGTTTTCCGTAAATGCCTCCGAAAGCGCCGTTGCTCATAAGGAGAATAACATCGGTTGGCTTTGCGGTAACGCCCAAGTATTCAACGATCTCATCCGCACTTTGAAACACCTTTGATGGCACACCTGCACCCATGAGGCTTGTGACCAAATCACCTGATGAAAACCGATCCTCTTCTTTAATTTTACTTTGATCAAAGGGCTCAGACAAAATCACTTCATCGGCTTGCTTGAAAGCCTCAATGTAGTCTTGTTGAAATACTTTTCTTCGTGAGGTGGCCGATCGGGGCTCGAAAACGGCAAAAACTTTCCGCTTAGGGTAAACCTCTTTCATTGTAGCCAGAGTCAACTTTACCGCCGTTGGATGATGAGCAAAATCTTCAATAACTGTAATTCCATTGGGTTCACCAATGATTTCCTGGCGCCGCTTGACCCCTTTAAACGTGGCCAATCCCTGCAGCACCTCCCCTAAAGGCCAACCCAACTCGCGGGTTAAAGCAAACACGGACAGTGCATTTAATGTATTATGGGGACCAAACTGCTTAATAGCGAGATCGGCCACACGCCCCTCTTTGGTTTTTACAGCAAATTGATTGCGGCCGACCATCACCGCTCGGTCTGCAGCTTGATAATCGCCGCCATTTATACCATAAGTGACAACCCGGCACTTGGCCGAAGTAACAACATCCATGACATTTTTATCATCCGCATTGGCCACAATTAAGCCTGTGGGAGGCACTAGTTCGACCAGCTGGCGAAAGGCCTTTTTAATATCTTCAAGGTTGTTATAAATATCAGCATGATCAAACTCGAGACTTGATACAATCACGTACTCCGGCTTGTAATGAATAAACTTCGGCACTTTATCAAAAAATGCTGTGTCGTATTCGTCACCTTCGATGACAAACCATTCCCCCCGCGGTTTTCGAAATGACTTTTCAAAATTTTCAGGAATGCCGCCAATCAAAAACCCCGGATCTCTGCCACAGACTTCAGCCACCCAGGCCATCATCGACGTGGTTGTTGTCTTGCCGTGAGTACCAGACACCACAAGCGAATGCCGACCTGATATGACCACCTCACCCATGGCCTTTGGCAAACTGGTGTAAGGGATCTCTGAGGCCAAAAGCGCCTCCGCTTCTGGCATGGTACGACTAATCACATTGCCCACAATGACTAAATCAGGCTTCGGCTCAAGGTTTTCTTTTTTGTACCCTTGCATGATCGCTATACCCAATTTCTCTAGCTGAGTGGACATGGGTGGATACACATTCTGGTCACTTCCTGTAACTTTGTAGCCCATCTCTTGCAGGATGCCAGCCAGACTCGCCATGGCTGTGCCGCAAATTCCCATCAAGTGAACATGACTGCCTGGATTCAAATTTTTAAAAACATCGCTCATCGCATAGACTCCCGCACCACTTCCC
Proteins encoded:
- the mpl gene encoding UDP-N-acetylmuramate:L-alanyl-gamma-D-glutamyl-meso-diaminopimelate ligase gives rise to the protein MSDVFKNLNPGSHVHLMGICGTAMASLAGILQEMGYKVTGSDQNVYPPMSTQLEKLGIAIMQGYKKENLEPKPDLVIVGNVISRTMPEAEALLASEIPYTSLPKAMGEVVISGRHSLVVSGTHGKTTTTSMMAWVAEVCGRDPGFLIGGIPENFEKSFRKPRGEWFVIEGDEYDTAFFDKVPKFIHYKPEYVIVSSLEFDHADIYNNLEDIKKAFRQLVELVPPTGLIVANADDKNVMDVVTSAKCRVVTYGINGGDYQAADRAVMVGRNQFAVKTKEGRVADLAIKQFGPHNTLNALSVFALTRELGWPLGEVLQGLATFKGVKRRQEIIGEPNGITVIEDFAHHPTAVKLTLATMKEVYPKRKVFAVFEPRSATSRRKVFQQDYIEAFKQADEVILSEPFDQSKIKEEDRFSSGDLVTSLMGAGVPSKVFQSADEIVEYLGVTAKPTDVILLMSNGAFGGIYGKLLSRLS